The following nucleotide sequence is from Flavimarina sp. Hel_I_48.
GACGTTTTGAATAAATCGATTTAATACCACATATGGAAAGGGTTCTTTAAATAGTTCTAAATGATCAAAAAACAGGTGCTATTTGCCTAAAAAAGGTCTAAAATACCCAAAAATCAAAAACCTACAGTTCTTAAAATTTCCTTTAAAACATTTACGTATTTTCGCCCCTTCAATCAACTGCATGAACTATTTATTGACCATCGTAGTACCGCTTTATAACGAGGCTGATAACCTGCCACGGGTAGAAACCGCTATGCAGGATTATCTTAAAGGCGCCGCCGCCAAATCAAAAATCCTTTTTGTAAATGACGGCTCTACAGACGATAGTTTGCGCCTCGTAGAAGCTATTTGCGCTAGAAATATGGATTTTGAATATATTTCATTTGAAAAAAATTGTGGTCTTAGCGCGGCTATAAAAGCAGGTTTTGATTATACCGAAACCGAATATGTGGGCTATATAGACAGCGATCTGCAGACTACGCCAGAGGATTTTAATACACTTATGCCCTTTATAGGGGAGTACGACCTGGTTACCGGCCTGCGTGGGGCTCGGAAGGATAGGTTTATCAAAAATATGTCCAGCAAAATAGCAAACGGGATACGTCGCGCGTTCACCCATGATGGTATGGATGACACCGGTTGCCCACTTAAGATTATTAAAACAGATTACGCTAAACGCATCCCTATGTTTAAGGGGTTGCACCGCTTTCTGCCCGCAATGGTTTTGTTGCAAAATGGGAAAGTGATCCAGATTCCCGTCAACCATTTCCCACGGATTGCAGGAACGGCAAAATTTGGTGTCTGGAACCGACTTTTAGGTCCTTTACTGGACTGTTTTGCCTATTTATGGATGAAAAGAAAATATATAAACTATACTGTATCAAAACGTTCTGATGCATAGCCCGTGGTGGATTTATACTGTAGGGTTTTTAGCGCAGCTCATGTTCTCTGGCCGGCTGGTACTGCAATGGTTGCTTTCAGAAAAGCAAAAAAAAGTACTTACGCCATCCACGTTCTGGTGGTTTAGCCTTGGCGCGTCATTTCTTCTTTTTGTTTATGGCTATTTACGGGAGGATTTCGCCATCATGCTGGGGCAGGCGCTTACATATTTTATTTATATCCGGAATTTGCAGCTGCAGGGGCAATGGTCAAAATCACCTAAAATCGCCCGTATTTTTTTACTCATATTCCCTGTTTTAATTGTGATCTATGGTTATAATAATGGCGATTATGATATTGAAAAGCTCTTTCAGAACGAAGCAATACCGCTGTGGCTATTGCTTTTGGGAACGGTGGCGCAGATCATTTTTACCCTGCGTTTTATTTACCAGTGGATTTATTCTGAACGAAAGAAAAAATCAAGCCTGCCGCTGGGGTTCTGGATGCTGAGTCTGGCCGGTGGCCTGCTCATTCTTACCTACGCGATCTTACGGAAAGATCCCGTTTTGTTTGTGGGCCACCTGATGGGTGTATTCATTTATATTCGGAATATTAAACTTTCATTCGGTATAGATAAGTCATGACAATAAGATCAAAATATCACCTTTTACTGCTATTTTTTGCCTGTTTTTGCCTGTTTTTCACCCATCTTGACGTCCTTTATGAGAACATCATGGAAGCGCGTAATTTCAATACGGCACGTGAAATGGTGAACTATGACAACTGGGTACTCACTACCATGAACGGCGAGGCACGTTACGAGAAACCGCCTTTGCCCACCTGGCTTGCTGCGATTTCTGGGGCTATATTTGGGATGGAAAATACCTGGGCCCTTCGTTTGCCCTCGGCACTGGTAACGACTTTTTTAATTTTCTTTTTTTACCGCTTTGTGGAATATAGCACCCGGCAAAAAGAACAGGCTTTTAACGCTGCGCTTATTCTTGCGACATCCTTTTACATCTTATTTGCAGGGCGTAATGGCACTTGGGATATTTTTGCACATGCCTTTATGCTTGCGGGTATTTACTTTCTGTTTCAGTTTTTTGAAAAAACAGAAAACACCTATAAAAATGCTGTTTTTTCGGGCATTTTCATCGGTTTATCGTTTATGAGTAAGGGGCCGGTAAGCCATTTTGCGCTGCTGTTGCCTTTTCTCATCGCTTATGGAATCGTTTATAAATTCAAAGCTTTTCGGCCTAAAGTGGTGCCTTTTATTCTTATGATCATCCTGATCGCGGTGCTGAGTTCGTGGTGGGCGATCGCGGTCTATGTTCTCGATCCTGCTTCGGCGACCGCGATAGCGGATAAGGAAGCGACCGCCTGGGCAAACCACAACACGCGACCGCTGTATTATTACTGGAGTTTTTTCACGCAAAGCGGAATCTGGACCATCCCGGCCTTTATCGGGTTGTTATATCCCTATTTAAAAACACGGGTCGAGAACTTAAAAGCTTACAAATTCTCCCTGATCTGGACGCTTGCAGCGGTAATCTTACTATCGCTCGTCCCCGAAAAAAAATCACGTTACCTGTTGCCGGTTTTGATTCCGCTGGCGATGAATACTTCATTTTATGTTCAGTATTTATTCCGATATTTTTCGGCTTTAAAGGATAAAAAAGAAACGGTGCCAGTCTATTTCAATTTCGGTTTGATCAGTGTGATTGCATTGTCCGCGCCTGTTGCAAGTTATATTTTTCTTCGTGAAAATCTGAACGGTTTATGGATTTGGTTTATCCCATTCAGTATATTTTCGGTGGTTGTTGGTATTTTTATGTTCAGGTCTTTGGTTAAAAAAGTGCTTCCCAATGTATTTTATTTGACCGTTTTATTTCTTTGCGGAATCGTTGCGCTGGGATTTCCGCTGGCAAGGGCAAGTTATACCAATACGGATTATGCCCGTCTCGCACCAAAGGTTCGGGAATTAGACAAACAGGAAATTCCACAGTATTTATTCACGAATGGTTCACCGGAGCTCATTTGGGACCTTGGCCAGCGCGTGCCGTTGATTCAAAGCGCTGGTAAAACGTTGCTCCCTTCAGAAAAGAAATTCGCCGTGTGGATGACGCCCGATGAGGAGACTGATTTTAAGTCCGTTTTTAAAAACTATAACCTGCAATTTCAAACGCAGATTGATGGCAACATCACTTCAAAAGCCGACAGAAATTATAAAGAACGGCGTATCGCAAAGCTTTATTTTGTGCAAAAAACCGACTAAAATGGACTAAAATTGGGCTATTTTTTGTGGTTTTATACCGGTTTATTACCGCTGTGTTTACCAAAAGTTAACAACTGTATCTATTTAAATTAGGGTGGCCGAATCTTAAAGTAAGGATAACCCTTGTCATCATTCTCTTTCAGGTCTCGAAAGTAAATTGTGTTTTTAATTCATAAAAACCAATTTCGATGAGAAAAAATTACATGAGCCTTCTTTTTGGCTTTTTCAGTCTTTTAGCAATAGCACAGGCAGATCCGGAAATCAATTTTGATGAGGCTTATATTTCGGTGAATGAAGATGAAGGCACGGCCACTTTAACGGTCAGCATTTCAGAATCACCTTTGATGATTGCTTCTGTAGATGTTGCGATTCTTACAGAGGAAAGCACGGCAATGGCGGGTACAGATTATGAGTATGACAGCCAGACGCTCACCTTTGCTTCTTCAGGCGATCTTACCCAGAGTGTGACCATAAACATTACAAACAATGCTGAAATGGCTCCCGATAAGTTGGTCGCGCTCCAGCTACAAAATCCTGTAAATAGCAGTGTAGGTGAAGACAACATTGCCGTGATCTACATTCTTGATGATGAAGCGCATACGCCCAGTTTTACTAATTCGCTCGGAGTGACTTTTGGGACCAGTTATGCGATCACCGGTGATAATCCCGGTTCTGAAATCGTGGGCCATGATCCCGAAACTTCCCGCCTTTTTGTAATGAACAGCGGCAATGCTTCCGTAGAAATTCTTGATTTTAGTGATCCTTTAGACATAAGTGCTCTGAGCACGATAGATCTTTCGGCTTATGGCGAAGGAGGCACCAGCGTGGCGGTTCATGATGGTATTGTGGCTGCAACCGCTGTTCCTGATGAAGTGGGCGTTAATGGCACTGTTGTTTTTATGGATGTAGACGGCACCATTCTCAGCACCATTGAAGCGGGCGCGCTTCCTGATATGATTACTTTTACCCCAGACGGGAGCAAATTGTTGGTAGCCAATGAAGGCGAACCCAGTCAGGATTATTTGACCGATCCCGAAGGAAGTATTACCGTGGTTGATCTTTCCGGCGGGGTTGAAAATCTGACTCAAAATGAGGTGAAAATGCTGAATTTTAATGCTTTTGATGCCGAAATTGACGCGTTAAGGGTAGAAAATATCCGGATTTTTGATCCCAATGCAAGCGTTTCACAGGATCTGGAACCTGAATATATTACCGTTTCAGCCGATTCACAGCACGCCTGGGTGACTTTGCAGGAAAACAATGCCATAGCGGTCGTTGATCTTGATGCTATGGAAATTACCGATATTTTTCCCATGGGTCTTAAAGATCACAGTTTGCCACAAAATGCGCTGGATACTTCTAACGAAATGGATTTTGCTTTTATGGCCAACTGGCCCATCAAGGGGATGTATATGCCCGATGCGATTGCAAATTATACCGTGGGCGAAACTACCTATTATGTAACCGCAAACGAAGGCGATGCGCGGGAGTATGATGCTTTTGAGGAAGAAACAAACCTGGAAGATATGGTGCTTGATGCAGCAGTTTTTCCGAATCAGGAGTTTTTACAGCGCGAAGAGAATCTTGGCAAACTCAATTTTTCAAGTGTAGATGGTGATCTTGATAATGATGGGGAGTATGAAGAACTGCATGCTTACGGGGGGCGTTCTTTTAGTATTTATAATGGTACAACCGGAGAGCAGGTTTATGACAGCGCAGACGATTTTGAACGTTTTACGCTTGAGGATGACGTTTTCGGTGCCATTTTTAATACGACCAATGATGAAAACGAATTTAAAAACCGAAGTGATAACAAAGGTCCGGAGCCCGAAGCGTTGATTGTTGAAGAAATAAACGGTGCTTTTTACGCGATCGTTGGGCTGGAACGCATTGGTGGTTTTATGGTTTATGATGTGACCAATCCTATGGCACCGGTTTTTGAAGGTTATTTTAACAACCGCAGCACAGAACCTGGTGAAGACATAACCGGCGACCTGGCTCCGGAAGGAATAATTTATGTAAAACCGGAAGACAATGCTACCCAAAAAGGACTTATTGTAATTGCCAATGAAGTGAGCGCCACGATTAGTGTATATACGTTAGAAAACAACAATTTGTCGCTTGAAGATGCTGTAACGGCCAAAACAGATTTTACAATGTATCCGAATCCCGCTGCGGGCGAACGTATATTTTTCAACAAGCCCACGACATTTGTGCTCTATGATATACAGGGACGTGAATTGCAGCGCAAAGAGGATGCAACTTATATAAATAGCACCAGTCTGAGCAGCGGAACCTATATTGTTTGGAATGATAAGGGCGAGAGCAAAAAGCTTTTGGTAAAATAATTTTTCCAGATTCAGACCTTGAGCAGCACATCGTAAAGTTTTGCTCAACGGAATAAACAGCTGAAAAATAACTCCTAAAATGGCCATTTTTAGTGCCTTTTTGGAGTTTTTCATTTAAAGATTATTTGCCAGGTTGAAGTTGTAGATTATGACGTAACCACAGTCTAAAAACCTTATTCTGACCTAAAAAATGCGTCAGATTGAGTGAAATTCTGAAGGAATTTCGTATCGAGATCAGCGTTTTTCGATTAAAAATTCATCTTTCTCAATACAATTTTTTTGCAAAAAATCACTCGAAATGACCAGTTTTAATGTTATAATAGTGAATTTGGCATAAAACAGATTTTTGTCATGCTGATTTCGTTTCAGCATCGCACTAGAATCTGCCGCATGTAGCTCAAGGGGTGACAAATCAATGCCTGAGCTACTTGTGAGACCCCGAAATAAATTCAGGGTGACACTGGATTAATATAGTTTAAGAATATTTAAAACCATAATATATTGAATCAAAGTCAGATTAAATGGTTCACTATACAATCTACAGTTTGAGTTATACAGCTTTAATAGTCTCCATATCTTCAGATTTGTTAAATTCCCAAACCGCATAACCAATCGCTACGCTATATTCCAGCGCGACAAGCCACAGATTTTCCTCCACTTCGTTTTTACCATAGGCGGAATAACTCAAAAATACAAGTGCGCACCAAACAATAGGGAACCGATATCTGGTAAAAATACTTAGAAGCAAAGGCGTAGCCAGGTACCACGGGTGTACGGTTGTACTCAGTAGAAAATAAAAACTTACCGCAAAAAGCATGGCTTCCAAAAGACTGCGTAGGCTTATGTTGTTTCTGAAAAAAGCGAGCAGTACCACAAAAACAAAAATATATTTGGGCAGAATGGCACCTATTTCAGCAATCATATTGAAACCGCGATCCTGATAGCCCAGCCAGCGGATGAGGTAATACACACTGGCATTGAATTCAAATTTCTGAAACCAAAGGGAGATAGTAGCGGTAAAATTTGTCAGGAATTCGCCGGAAATAAGGGGGGCAAAAGTGAGCAGTACCGCAAGCAGTACAATAAGATAAAAAGCTATAGGTCTTAAAATCCCTTTTCCGGTGCCTTTTAAAATATGCGTTAATTGTTTGGGAATGTTTTTTTTCGCAGGAATATCTTTGATTAAAGATTGCCAGAGCAGTGGCAGGAACAGGAGCGGCAACAATTTCACCGAAACAGAAATCCCCAGGATTATGGCGGCCCAAATCCATTTTTGCCGCAGTAAAAGATAAATGGAAACCAGCATAAAAAAGAGCATAACGCCTTCAAAATGGAGATTTCCGGTGAGTTCTATAATGATAAACGGATTCAGTGCATACCAGAATATGCGGGTTTTCGGCAGTTTTAAATAACCCAGGATTTTAGCGCCTACGTATAAAATTCCCAAATCTGCCGCAATAATCAACATGCGTAAGGCGATTATTCCGCCCAGAAGACTGCTTTTTCCAAGGAAAGCGGCAATTGCGAAAAGCAACTGATTTATGGGCGGATAGTTGGAAAAATGGGTTGCACTCAGGTTTCCCATTCCAGATAGAAGCTGGTCGCCATGCGCGATTTCCGCTCCCGAGGCGAACAGTTGTTGCGGTGTAAACAGATATGGATTTATGCCTGATAACACCAACTGCCCATCCCAGAGAAACCTGTAAAAATCCTGAGAAAGATTAGGTGTGGCAAGAAGAAAAATCAGCCTAAAAATCACCGAAAATAGCACTAAAACTGCCCAATTTCCTTTGAAAATGGAGATTATTTTATAGCTCAGAAAGCAAAGCGCGGCATAAAGCGTAATGAGTTTTGTAAAATCCCAGCGTTGCAGATCATACGCAAATGACCAGTAAAAAGCCAGCGCACTGAGAACCAGCAGCAGCGGTATTTTATAAAGCTGAAAATAACGTTTTAGATCCAAAAGACAATTCTTCTATAAGAAGGAAAGATAAGGAACAGATGCCAATTTTTGAGAGTGCCTCAACGTACTTTTTTCGGCTAGGGAAGCGAGAAAAAATGACCTAAACTCTGGAGAAAACCGATTTAAAAGCGACAAATCCAAAACCGAAGAAAAGCATGATATGAAAAAGGATGAGCCCAAAATCCTGAATTAAGAATGCACTATAAATGGCAAAGCCAAAGTAAGCGCAAAGCAAGAGTTCAAGAACCGTATTCAGTGGGATTTTGCGATTGATGTATTTATTGTTTTTTAAAGTGCTGAGATTAAATTTTGGGGTACGTATAAAATCTGATTTCTTTCCAAAATGCCCTTCCAGCACCGCCAGCGAATTGTGCACGCTAAAGCCCATCGCCACCGAAAAAAACGTAAAAAACATCCCGATATAGCTGATGAAATTCTTGAATCCGCCGCCATGTATGCGTTTGTAGGTGACCCAGTAACAACCAAAGAAAATCACCGTGCTAATGGCAAAAAACGCGATGATATTCAGGTAATTGCTGTACATGGGATTCGTATTTTTAATATATAAAACAGGCACACTGAGTATGGCCAGAATAAGTACGAGCAGGAACATACTACTATTGAGGAGGTGAAAAAAGCTATGGAATTTCGTCTTTAGGGAAATACTGGGATCTTTTAAAAGCCTTCCATACAATTTCTGAAAATTTTCGGCAGCGCCCTTGTTCCACCGGAATTGTTGCGATCGCGCGGCGCTTATCGCCATGGGAAGTTCTGCCGGGGTAACCACTTCTTCCAGATATTTAAACTCCCATTTTTTGAGTTGGGCGCGGTAGCTGAGGTCAAGATCTTCGGTGAGGGTGTCCCCGGCCCAGTTGCCGGCATCTTCTATGCAGGTTTTGCGCCATACACCCGCGGTACCGTTGAAATTGATAAAATGATGACCATAATTGCGCCCCACTTGTTCCAGCATAAAATGAAAATCCAGGGCAAAGGCCTGAATACGTGTTAAGATAGAAAAATCCCGGTTGAGGTGGCCCCAGCGCGTCTGTACGACGCCTACCTTATCATCTTTAAAATACGGAATTGTGTTGCGCAGCCAATCGGGTTTTGGTATGAAATCAGAGTCGAAGATGGCAATAAATTCGCCTTTTGCTGACTGTAATCCTTCTTTTAGCGCTCCGGCTTTAAAACCCTGGCGATCGGTGCGGGTGAGGTGTTTGATATCTAGCCCGGTTTGCTGTAGCTTTTGGATCTGAGCCCTGGTGGTTACAAGCGTTTCATCAGTAGAATCATCCAGGACCTGAATTTCCAGTTTATCTTTTGGATACTCGAGCAGGGCAATATTTTTGAGCAAGCGTTCGGTAACATACAACTCATTATATAAGGGGAGCTGAACGGTAACCGTAGGGATTTCTTCGGCTTTTTGAAAATCAAATTTGGGCGCGGTATCTTCTTTTTTCTTTGCTTTTAAATAATTGATGAGCAAATGTAGCTGTGCCAGGCTGTACACTAAAACGAGCGTCAGGGCCAGGGTATAAAGAATGATGATCGCGGTCTGCATTATTTAAAACTATACTTAAAGATCCAACCTAAAATTTTCACGCCGGCCAGAAAAGCACCTTTAAACGTGCCGGAAACTTTAGAAACGCCGATACGTTTGCGGTATTTTACCGGTATTTCTACATACGTAAAATCTCTTTTTAAGGCTTTCAATTGCATTTCTACCGTCCAGCCATAGGTTTTGTCCTGCATGTTGAGCGTCAGTAACTTATCATATTTTATGGCTCGGAACGGACCTAGATCAGTGAATTTTGAATTAAAAAAAACGCGCATTAAAAAGGTGGCCAGCGCGTTACCAAAGCGTTGTGGAAAGGTCATGCTTCCCGCTTCCCTCAAATTTTCCGCGCGAGCGCCAATCACAAGATCTATATTTTCTTCAACAATAGGTCCTATAAGTGCGGTCATTTCTTCAGGATAATCGCTGTAATCACCATCTAAAAACACGATAATATCTGGTTTTTTGGCCTTATTTGCCACATATTCCATTCCCTTCAAACAGGCATAACCATAGCCACGTTTGTTTTCGGTTAGTACCGTAGCACCTGCGGAAATGGCATTTGCCACGGTCTCATCCGTAGAATTGTTGCTGACAACAATAATTTCAGCTACAAAACCGGGAATATCACTAATTACCTTTGCTATGGAATCTGCTTCGTTAAAAGCCGGTATAATGACCTTGATGCAATACTCCATAGTTTAATTTCGAAATTGCCGATTGAGGTTGCAAAAGTCGGTATTGTTCTGTAAAAAGAAGGGTTTTGAGCAGATTTTATGCCCAAAAACAGTGGATTTTAGCTGAATATTGGCAATTTTAAATAGGTTGCCTATTGGTTGAAAAGTTCTCAAAAAGAAAACTTAACTCAGCGCCTATACTATGGGATTTAGTTTCCCTGATTTACATAATCCATCAAATCCACATCATTGCCCAGTAAAACCTCCCGGGAATTGATACGGTTTGAATACGTGTCATTTTCCAGTTTAAGTACGCCACGTGGACAAACAGCTGAGCAGATCCCGCAGCCCACACATGAGCTTCGTACGATGTTTTCACCCTTTTGTGCATACGCCCGTACATCAATCCCCATCTCGCAATAGGTGGAGCAATTTCCGCAGGAAATACACTGACCGCCGTTTGTGGTTATCCTGAATTTTGAAAACAAACGCTGCTGAAAGCCTAAAATCGCTGCCATGGGACAACCAAAACGGCACCAGACCCGGCTACCAAATATAGGGTAGAAGCCCACACCTATAACCCCGCTGAAAATTGACCCGATCACAAAACCGTAGGTAGATCGCAATTGATAGGCGTCAAAAAAGAAAAGCTGGCCAGAACCGTTGAAATAGGTGATAAACAAAATAGACATCACTACTACAAAATAACCTATAGCGCCATATTTTGCGTCTTTGGCCAGTTGCTTTCTTCGGAAAATCATCACCCAGCCGAAAACGAGGGTCAAAAGGGCGACCACAGACCACATAAATGCTTCTTTGCTCAACCACAAATTATCAAAAAACTGCGTCTGTGTTTCTGAAGAAATATTGAGTTTAGGACTGTTTGCAGCCTGGTTTATAAGTGTAGCCGCACCGCCTTGTTGAATTGTTTTAAGTGCCTGTACATTTTCGGCTTCAGAAATAATCGTGTATGGTATTTTTATAGCGCTACTGCTTTCTGGTGCAACTTGTTTTTTATCGTTTTGATTTATAATTACCACTGATTTGGCACTGGCTTCTTCCGCGGCAGCAATGCGTTCATTCAATGGTTTAGTGCCGCTGGCATTCATAAAGGCGACCTTGTCCTGCAAATTGCTCCATTGCGAGATCCCGGAAGATTCATTGCCTGCCAGATAGGAAAATACAACGGCAATCGTCATTACGGTCACAAAAACCACTACGCTGTGTACGACCCAGCGCTCAATTTTCCAGGCTGACTGACTTTTATCTGA
It contains:
- a CDS encoding glycosyltransferase family 2 protein — translated: MEYCIKVIIPAFNEADSIAKVISDIPGFVAEIIVVSNNSTDETVANAISAGATVLTENKRGYGYACLKGMEYVANKAKKPDIIVFLDGDYSDYPEEMTALIGPIVEENIDLVIGARAENLREAGSMTFPQRFGNALATFLMRVFFNSKFTDLGPFRAIKYDKLLTLNMQDKTYGWTVEMQLKALKRDFTYVEIPVKYRKRIGVSKVSGTFKGAFLAGVKILGWIFKYSFK
- a CDS encoding 4Fe-4S binding protein, with the protein product MSTLNRDMSLTGEPPKAITTRQKLAVGIGLIGLFILILALANVNFPNKTVFLSAALLLIAGGTILFAADLYLNKHAGIKNDGVYFKSMTSRGVLGWATGILLTLFYVALYWFPQYLGLNTEGDNTGLVGLFDPLSKFISGNPASQWFVYGTLYTLAILSFGVKFILKYRHSRYEILRTCSVMFFQLSFAFIIPEILARLNQPYYDLKNIWPLNYELFAGYKIDEFLSAGDIGLFMLIFGILSIFVITPILTYKYGKRWYCSWVCGCGGLAETAGDPYRHLSDKSQSAWKIERWVVHSVVVFVTVMTIAVVFSYLAGNESSGISQWSNLQDKVAFMNASGTKPLNERIAAAEEASAKSVVIINQNDKKQVAPESSSAIKIPYTIISEAENVQALKTIQQGGAATLINQAANSPKLNISSETQTQFFDNLWLSKEAFMWSVVALLTLVFGWVMIFRRKQLAKDAKYGAIGYFVVVMSILFITYFNGSGQLFFFDAYQLRSTYGFVIGSIFSGVIGVGFYPIFGSRVWCRFGCPMAAILGFQQRLFSKFRITTNGGQCISCGNCSTYCEMGIDVRAYAQKGENIVRSSCVGCGICSAVCPRGVLKLENDTYSNRINSREVLLGNDVDLMDYVNQGN
- a CDS encoding glycosyltransferase, coding for MNYLLTIVVPLYNEADNLPRVETAMQDYLKGAAAKSKILFVNDGSTDDSLRLVEAICARNMDFEYISFEKNCGLSAAIKAGFDYTETEYVGYIDSDLQTTPEDFNTLMPFIGEYDLVTGLRGARKDRFIKNMSSKIANGIRRAFTHDGMDDTGCPLKIIKTDYAKRIPMFKGLHRFLPAMVLLQNGKVIQIPVNHFPRIAGTAKFGVWNRLLGPLLDCFAYLWMKRKYINYTVSKRSDA
- a CDS encoding cellulose synthase family protein, which encodes MQTAIIILYTLALTLVLVYSLAQLHLLINYLKAKKKEDTAPKFDFQKAEEIPTVTVQLPLYNELYVTERLLKNIALLEYPKDKLEIQVLDDSTDETLVTTRAQIQKLQQTGLDIKHLTRTDRQGFKAGALKEGLQSAKGEFIAIFDSDFIPKPDWLRNTIPYFKDDKVGVVQTRWGHLNRDFSILTRIQAFALDFHFMLEQVGRNYGHHFINFNGTAGVWRKTCIEDAGNWAGDTLTEDLDLSYRAQLKKWEFKYLEEVVTPAELPMAISAARSQQFRWNKGAAENFQKLYGRLLKDPSISLKTKFHSFFHLLNSSMFLLVLILAILSVPVLYIKNTNPMYSNYLNIIAFFAISTVIFFGCYWVTYKRIHGGGFKNFISYIGMFFTFFSVAMGFSVHNSLAVLEGHFGKKSDFIRTPKFNLSTLKNNKYINRKIPLNTVLELLLCAYFGFAIYSAFLIQDFGLILFHIMLFFGFGFVAFKSVFSRV
- a CDS encoding lipid-A-disaccharide synthase N-terminal domain-containing protein, which encodes MHSPWWIYTVGFLAQLMFSGRLVLQWLLSEKQKKVLTPSTFWWFSLGASFLLFVYGYLREDFAIMLGQALTYFIYIRNLQLQGQWSKSPKIARIFLLIFPVLIVIYGYNNGDYDIEKLFQNEAIPLWLLLLGTVAQIIFTLRFIYQWIYSERKKKSSLPLGFWMLSLAGGLLILTYAILRKDPVLFVGHLMGVFIYIRNIKLSFGIDKS
- the mptB gene encoding polyprenol phosphomannose-dependent alpha 1,6 mannosyltransferase MptB; the encoded protein is MDLKRYFQLYKIPLLLVLSALAFYWSFAYDLQRWDFTKLITLYAALCFLSYKIISIFKGNWAVLVLFSVIFRLIFLLATPNLSQDFYRFLWDGQLVLSGINPYLFTPQQLFASGAEIAHGDQLLSGMGNLSATHFSNYPPINQLLFAIAAFLGKSSLLGGIIALRMLIIAADLGILYVGAKILGYLKLPKTRIFWYALNPFIIIELTGNLHFEGVMLFFMLVSIYLLLRQKWIWAAIILGISVSVKLLPLLFLPLLWQSLIKDIPAKKNIPKQLTHILKGTGKGILRPIAFYLIVLLAVLLTFAPLISGEFLTNFTATISLWFQKFEFNASVYYLIRWLGYQDRGFNMIAEIGAILPKYIFVFVVLLAFFRNNISLRSLLEAMLFAVSFYFLLSTTVHPWYLATPLLLSIFTRYRFPIVWCALVFLSYSAYGKNEVEENLWLVALEYSVAIGYAVWEFNKSEDMETIKAV
- a CDS encoding choice-of-anchor I family protein; amino-acid sequence: MRKNYMSLLFGFFSLLAIAQADPEINFDEAYISVNEDEGTATLTVSISESPLMIASVDVAILTEESTAMAGTDYEYDSQTLTFASSGDLTQSVTINITNNAEMAPDKLVALQLQNPVNSSVGEDNIAVIYILDDEAHTPSFTNSLGVTFGTSYAITGDNPGSEIVGHDPETSRLFVMNSGNASVEILDFSDPLDISALSTIDLSAYGEGGTSVAVHDGIVAATAVPDEVGVNGTVVFMDVDGTILSTIEAGALPDMITFTPDGSKLLVANEGEPSQDYLTDPEGSITVVDLSGGVENLTQNEVKMLNFNAFDAEIDALRVENIRIFDPNASVSQDLEPEYITVSADSQHAWVTLQENNAIAVVDLDAMEITDIFPMGLKDHSLPQNALDTSNEMDFAFMANWPIKGMYMPDAIANYTVGETTYYVTANEGDAREYDAFEEETNLEDMVLDAAVFPNQEFLQREENLGKLNFSSVDGDLDNDGEYEELHAYGGRSFSIYNGTTGEQVYDSADDFERFTLEDDVFGAIFNTTNDENEFKNRSDNKGPEPEALIVEEINGAFYAIVGLERIGGFMVYDVTNPMAPVFEGYFNNRSTEPGEDITGDLAPEGIIYVKPEDNATQKGLIVIANEVSATISVYTLENNNLSLEDAVTAKTDFTMYPNPAAGERIFFNKPTTFVLYDIQGRELQRKEDATYINSTSLSSGTYIVWNDKGESKKLLVK
- a CDS encoding ArnT family glycosyltransferase encodes the protein MTIRSKYHLLLLFFACFCLFFTHLDVLYENIMEARNFNTAREMVNYDNWVLTTMNGEARYEKPPLPTWLAAISGAIFGMENTWALRLPSALVTTFLIFFFYRFVEYSTRQKEQAFNAALILATSFYILFAGRNGTWDIFAHAFMLAGIYFLFQFFEKTENTYKNAVFSGIFIGLSFMSKGPVSHFALLLPFLIAYGIVYKFKAFRPKVVPFILMIILIAVLSSWWAIAVYVLDPASATAIADKEATAWANHNTRPLYYYWSFFTQSGIWTIPAFIGLLYPYLKTRVENLKAYKFSLIWTLAAVILLSLVPEKKSRYLLPVLIPLAMNTSFYVQYLFRYFSALKDKKETVPVYFNFGLISVIALSAPVASYIFLRENLNGLWIWFIPFSIFSVVVGIFMFRSLVKKVLPNVFYLTVLFLCGIVALGFPLARASYTNTDYARLAPKVRELDKQEIPQYLFTNGSPELIWDLGQRVPLIQSAGKTLLPSEKKFAVWMTPDEETDFKSVFKNYNLQFQTQIDGNITSKADRNYKERRIAKLYFVQKTD